A region of Hemicordylus capensis ecotype Gifberg chromosome 17, rHemCap1.1.pri, whole genome shotgun sequence DNA encodes the following proteins:
- the NPDC1 gene encoding neural proliferation differentiation and control protein 1 has product MSAAPCSLLLLLLPPLALLLLLLPPPARASPERQQTESCPRSLDCTLQRREFCLPGSHVCGPCLPQFAEDGHGKCIPKTRAPSGRTVPNLEDEIDFLADMLSRQEDAGQPKLQDGTPAPEGQHHKVGVPKAESLPRGRAGLPAATSRPFTPAEVESSRLSSNDTLILGLIVVCTIAGISALIVAAVCWCRLQKEIRLAQKVDYLAHNNFPGPPSYDKISPGDKKLAQSAQMYHYQHQKQQMLSMEKHKEEAKAPESASSDEENEDGDFTVYECPGLAPTGEMEVKNPLFDDSSLHPPLPNSHP; this is encoded by the exons ATGAGCGCCGCGCCctgctcgctgctgctgctgctgctgccgcccctggccttgctgctgctgctgctcccgccccccgcccgggCCAGCCCGGAGAGGCAGCAGACCG AGTCGTGTCCCCGGAGCTTGGATTGCACCCTGCAGAGGCGGGAGTTTTGCCTCCCCGGATCTCACGTCTGCGGCCCCTGCCTCCCTCAGTTTGCAGAGGACGGACATGGCAAATGCATCCCCAAGACCCGAGCGCCTAGCG GGAGAACTGTTCCCAACTTAGAGGACGAAATTGATTTCCTAGCGGACATGCTGTCCAGACAGGAGGATGCCGGCCAGCCCAAACTTCAGGATG GCACCCCAGCCCCTGAAGGCCAGCACCACAAGGTCGGTGTGCCGAAGGCGGAGTCCTTGCCAAGGGGCCGGGCAGGACTCCCCGCTGCAACCTCTCGGCCCTTCACCCCCGCGGAGGTGGAGTCGTCACGCTTGTCTTCAAATGATACTCTCATACTTG GGCTGATCGTTGTATGCACCATTGCAGGAATCTCCGCTCTGATCGTGGCAGCTGTTTGCTGGTGCAG GCTGCAAAAGGAAATCCGGCTTGCCCAGAAAGTGGACTACCTGGCTCACAACAACTTTCCAGGTCCTCCGTCATACGACAAGATCTCG cccggTGATAAAAAGCTGGCACAGAGTGCTCAGATGTACCACTACCAGCACCAGAAACAGCAAATGCTCTCCATGGAGAA GCATAAAGAAGAGGCCAAAGCTCCAGAATCGGCATCATCGGACGAAGAAAACGAAGATGGAGACTTCACGGTCTATGAGTGCCCAGGACTCGCCCCT ACCGGCGAGATGGAAGTGAAGAACCCCCTCTTTGACGACTCCTCGTTGCATCCCCCACTGCCCAACTCGCACCCGTGA